From one Lycium ferocissimum isolate CSIRO_LF1 chromosome 5, AGI_CSIRO_Lferr_CH_V1, whole genome shotgun sequence genomic stretch:
- the LOC132056222 gene encoding bidirectional sugar transporter N3-like isoform X1, which translates to MAFSADHWAFVFGVLGNIVSFIVFLSPIPTFCKIYKKKSTEGYQSIPYVVALFSSMLWIYYAFLKTNTTLLITINSFGVFIEIIYVGVYLFYAPKNARFQTIKMLLISVVGGFGVIVLGTQFLFKGAARGQAIGWICLVFSLCVFVAPLGIVRQVIKTKSVEYMPLLLSVFLTLSAVMWFFYGLLVKDINIAIPNVLGFILGILQMVLYVIYNKKEKAILKEQKLSELQKPAVTFLDEKNRKFEELTKEQIIDIVKLGSLISSGKIQVASCLHDTCASAKVEDTPQLQTVEA; encoded by the exons ATGGCTTTTTCTGCAGATCACTGGGCTTTTGTTTTTGGTGTCCTTG GTAACATCGTCTCGTTCATCGTGTTCCTTTCTCCAAT CCCCACATTTTGTAAAATTTACAAGAAGAAATCAACGGAAGGTTATCAATCAATTCCATACGTGGTTGCTCTCTTTAGTTCCATGCTTTGGATTTACTATGCATTTTTGAAGACCAACACAACCCTTCTCATCACTATTAACTCCTTTGGTGTCTTCATTGAAATTATATACGTTGGTGTCTACCTTTTCTACGCACCAAAAAATGCCAGG TTCCAAACTATAAAGATGCTCCTAATATCAGTGGTGGGTGGCTTTGGTGTTATTGTTCTGGGTACCCAATTTCTATTCAAAGGTGCTGCTCGTGGGCAAGCGATTGGATGGATTTGCCTTGTGTTTTCCTTATGTGTGTTTGTAGCACCCTTAGGCATAGTG AGACAAGTGATCAAAACAAAGAGTGTGGAATACATGCCATTACTTCTGTCCGTTTTTCTCACCTTAAGTGCTGTCATGTGGTTCTTTTATGGTCTTCTCGTAAAAGACATTAACATTGCT ATTCCAAATGTATTGGGATTCATCCTAGGAATTCTCCAAATGGTGCTTTATGTAATTTACAATAAGAAAGAGAAGGCTATCTTAAAGGAGCAGAAACTTTCAGAGTTACAAAAGCCCGCAGTTACTTTCTTGGATGAGAAAAATAGGAAGTTTGAAGAACTCACAAAGGAACAGATTATTGACATAGTGAAGCTTGGTTCACTGATTTCCTCGGGGAAAATTCAGGTGGCTTCGTGTCTGCATGATACATGTGCATCAGCTAAAGTTGAGGATACTCCCCAGCTGCAAACTGTAGAAGCCTAG
- the LOC132056222 gene encoding bidirectional sugar transporter SWEET10-like isoform X2: MAFSADHWAFVFGVLGNIVSFIVFLSPIPTFCKIYKKKSTEGYQSIPYVVALFSSMLWIYYAFLKTNTTLLITINSFGVFIEIIYVGVYLFYAPKNARFQTIKMLLISVVGGFGVIVLGTQFLFKGAARGQAIGWICLVFSLCVFVAPLGIVRQVIKTKSVEYMPLLLSVFLTLSAVMWFFYGLLVKDINIAIPNVLGFILGILQMVLYVIYNKKEKAILKEQKLSELQKPAEQIIDIVKLGSLISSGKIQVASCLHDTCASAKVEDTPQLQTVEA, from the exons ATGGCTTTTTCTGCAGATCACTGGGCTTTTGTTTTTGGTGTCCTTG GTAACATCGTCTCGTTCATCGTGTTCCTTTCTCCAAT CCCCACATTTTGTAAAATTTACAAGAAGAAATCAACGGAAGGTTATCAATCAATTCCATACGTGGTTGCTCTCTTTAGTTCCATGCTTTGGATTTACTATGCATTTTTGAAGACCAACACAACCCTTCTCATCACTATTAACTCCTTTGGTGTCTTCATTGAAATTATATACGTTGGTGTCTACCTTTTCTACGCACCAAAAAATGCCAGG TTCCAAACTATAAAGATGCTCCTAATATCAGTGGTGGGTGGCTTTGGTGTTATTGTTCTGGGTACCCAATTTCTATTCAAAGGTGCTGCTCGTGGGCAAGCGATTGGATGGATTTGCCTTGTGTTTTCCTTATGTGTGTTTGTAGCACCCTTAGGCATAGTG AGACAAGTGATCAAAACAAAGAGTGTGGAATACATGCCATTACTTCTGTCCGTTTTTCTCACCTTAAGTGCTGTCATGTGGTTCTTTTATGGTCTTCTCGTAAAAGACATTAACATTGCT ATTCCAAATGTATTGGGATTCATCCTAGGAATTCTCCAAATGGTGCTTTATGTAATTTACAATAAGAAAGAGAAGGCTATCTTAAAGGAGCAGAAACTTTCAGAGTTACAAAAGCCCGCA GAACAGATTATTGACATAGTGAAGCTTGGTTCACTGATTTCCTCGGGGAAAATTCAGGTGGCTTCGTGTCTGCATGATACATGTGCATCAGCTAAAGTTGAGGATACTCCCCAGCTGCAAACTGTAGAAGCCTAG